The genomic window GCTTTTAATAAAGAAGCTAATGTGAATATTGGTATTCCGCTTCCTTTATGGAATAAAAATAAAGGAAATATTAAGTACGCCCAAACCATTTTGGAACAGTCTAAAATTGAAAAGCAAAATTTTGAACTGCAATTGCAAACAGAAATTACATCGGCATGGACCAAATGGGATGAATCTAGACAAAACTACAGCGTGATCAAACCAACCGTAAATTCAGATTTTGAAGCGGTTTATAATGGAATGCTTACCAATTTTCAAAAACGAAATGTAAGCCTTTTAGAATTTACCGATTTTATGGAAAGCTACAACCAGGCGATAATTCAGTTAAACGAATTAAAGAAAAAAGTAGTAATCGCAGGCGAAGAATTAAATAGTACCATCAACAAAGATTTATTTTAAAAAATTACAGAAATGAAACATATATTATTCATCGGAATCGCCCTAGCAGGTTTATCTCTTACGAGCTGCAAAAAAGAAGTTGAAAATCCTGAGACAAATACCTCTTTTGTTTTGAGTGATACTATGCTTAAAAGCACTACAACAGCAGAAGCTACAACTCAATCGTTAAAAAACGAACTTAGCTTTTACGGAAAAATCACGGCTGACAACAATAAAATGATTGATGTTTATCCGTTGGTTGGTGGAAATGTAATGAAAGTAAATGTCGAACTTGGTGATTATGTTAAGAAAGGACAAGTTCTTGCTACTATAAAAAGTACCGATGTTGCCGATTTTGAAAAACAATCTATCGATGCAAAAAGCGATTTGCTTGTGGCTAAAAATAATCTAAAAGTCGCGCAAGAATTGTTTGATGGCAAACTGAATTCTGAAAGCGACGTGCTTCAGGCAAAATCTGAAGTGAATAAAGCGCAGTCTCAATTAAGCAAAATTCAGGAAACCTATAAAATCTATAATATTAAAGCGGGTTCTATTTACGAAGTAACAGCTCCTATAAGCGGTTTTATTATTCAGAAAAGTATCAATCAGGATATGCTTTTACGAAATGACCGCTCTGAAAACATATTTGACATTGCAGAAATCAGCGAAGTTTGGGCAATGGCTAATATTAATGAAATTGATATCAATAAAGTAAAATTGGGAACGAGTGCTACAGTAACCACTTTAAGCTATCCAGACAAAGCGTTTTACGGAAAAGTAGATAAAATCTACAATGTAATTGATCCAGAAACGAAAGCAATGCAGGCTAGAATTAAGCTAAACAATCCAGATTATATGCTTAAGCCAGATATGAACGCCAATATAAAACTGTCTTTTAATGAAAACCAGTCTATGATAGCCGTACCAAGTAAAGCTATTGTTTTTGATAAAAGCAAAAACTTTGTCGTGGTATTTAAAGACCGAAATAACATTGAAACCAGACAAGTCGAAGTTTACAGAGTAGTCGGCGACACTACTTACCTTTCAAGCGGTTTAAAAGAAAATGAAAAAGTAATCACCAACAATCAGCTATTTATTTATGGTGCTTTAAATAATTAAGACATGAACAAATTCATAAAAAATATTATTGCTTTTTCTCTAAAGAATAAAGCATTTACCTTCTTTTGGGTTGGATTATTGGCTGTTGCTGGATTCATTTCTTTCAAAAATATGCCTATTGATGCTTTTCCAGACGTTACCAATACGCAGATCATTATTATTACACAATGGAACGGAAAAAGTGCTGAAGAAGTAGAACGTTTTGTTACCTCTCCAATTGAGATTGCTATGAACTCGGTACAGAAAAAAACAAGTGTGCGAAGCATTACTATGTTTGGTCTGTCTGTAATTAAAATTATTTTTGATGATGGTGTAGACGATACTTTTGCACGTTTTCAGGTAAATAATTTGCTGAAAAACGTTTCTCTT from Flavobacterium sp. KACC 22763 includes these protein-coding regions:
- a CDS encoding efflux RND transporter periplasmic adaptor subunit, producing MKHILFIGIALAGLSLTSCKKEVENPETNTSFVLSDTMLKSTTTAEATTQSLKNELSFYGKITADNNKMIDVYPLVGGNVMKVNVELGDYVKKGQVLATIKSTDVADFEKQSIDAKSDLLVAKNNLKVAQELFDGKLNSESDVLQAKSEVNKAQSQLSKIQETYKIYNIKAGSIYEVTAPISGFIIQKSINQDMLLRNDRSENIFDIAEISEVWAMANINEIDINKVKLGTSATVTTLSYPDKAFYGKVDKIYNVIDPETKAMQARIKLNNPDYMLKPDMNANIKLSFNENQSMIAVPSKAIVFDKSKNFVVVFKDRNNIETRQVEVYRVVGDTTYLSSGLKENEKVITNNQLFIYGALNN